Proteins from one Juglans microcarpa x Juglans regia isolate MS1-56 chromosome 1S, Jm3101_v1.0, whole genome shotgun sequence genomic window:
- the LOC121247106 gene encoding LOW QUALITY PROTEIN: CRAL-TRIO domain-containing protein C23B6.04c-like (The sequence of the model RefSeq protein was modified relative to this genomic sequence to represent the inferred CDS: inserted 1 base in 1 codon): MYLLRRNLQNHKENDSSQKDAKVSELRASLGPLSGRSLKYCTDACLRRYLEARNWNVDKAKKMLEETLKWRSTYKPEEIRWHEVAHEGETGKVSRADFHDRHGRTVLIMRPGMQNTTSAEDNVRHLVYLLENAILNLREGQEQMSWLIDFTGFSLNTSVSVKTSREITNILQNHYPXRLAVAILYSPPRVFQAFWKVVKYFLEPKTFQKVKFAYPKNKESVELMKTFFDEENLPSEFGGKATLKYDHEEFSRLMAQDDVKTAKFWGIDEKPQHIMNAIEEHRGDIEIM, translated from the exons ATGTATCTTCTACGAAGGAACCTTCAGAATCATAAGGAGAATGACTCTTCACAGAAAGATGCAAAA GTCAGTGAACTCAGGGCTTCTCTTGGACCTCTATCTGGACGTAGTTTAAAGTACTGCACTGATGCGTGCCTGAGGAGATATTTAGAAGCTCGGAATTGGAATGTTGATAAGGCAAAGAAAATGTTGGAAGAGACACTCAAGTGGAGGTCCACTTATAAGCCTGAAGAGATTCGTTGG CATGAAGTAGCCCATGAAGGTGAGACTGGCAAAGTGTCCAGAGCAGATTTTCATGATCGACATGGAAGGACTGTGCTCATAATGAGGCCAGGGATGCAG AACACCACATCAGCAGAAGATAATGTTCGGCATTTAGTCTATCTTTTAGAAAATGCTATCCTTAACCTTCGTGAAGGTCAAGAACAGATGTCATGGTTGATAGATTTCACTGGATTTTCATTGAACACCAGCGTCTCTGTCAAAACATCACGTGAGATCACTAACATTTTACAAAACCACTACC AGAGGCTTGCGGTTGCAATTTTGTATAGTCCACCAAGGGTTTTTCAAGCATTTTGGAAG gTTGTCAAATACTTCCTGGAGCCGAAGACATTTCAGAAGGTGAAGTTTGCATAccccaaaaataaagaaagtgtAGAGCTCATGAAGACGTTCTTCGATGAAGAAAATCTTCCGAGTGAGTTTGGGGGAAAAGCCACCCTAAAATACGACCACGAGGAGTTCTCACGATTGATGGCTCAGGATGATGTAAAAACTGCCAAGTTTTGGGGAATTGATGAGAAGCCCCAGCACATTATGAATGCCATTGAGGAGCACAGAGGTGACATAGAAATCATGTAA
- the LOC121246525 gene encoding ubiquitin C-terminal hydrolase 12-like → MELDNACHSLPADIDTNGVVRSSRDLPPADYTFQIKNFSVLFEAEVEKCESGQFEVGGYNWRLVLKTNGKKNSKNHISLYLAIINQSTLSLGWEANVTFRFFVFDQIRNKYLCIQDADGSVRRFHNLKTEWGFAQLLSHDTLNDPSNGYIVDDSCILGAEVFVIKGSGRGVCLSMIKQPQTNYFSWRVDNLDERKDKYCFSDEFSVEGRKCSDVVGLDAPTNWFLRDLKDPSNGYLVDDALFVECKIDVISEVKDFSG, encoded by the exons ATGGAATTAGATAATGCATGCCATTCTCTGCCCGCTGACATCGATACAAATG GAGTTGTAAGATCAAGTAGAGATCTTCCGCCAGCTGATTACACATTTCAAATCAAGAATTTCTCGGTGCTGTTTGAGGCAGAGGTTGAGAAATGTGAATCGGGCCAGTTTGAAGTTGGCGGCTACAATTG GAGATTGGTACTCAAAACAAATGGGAAGAAGAATAGTAAAAATCATATCTCCTTATATTTGGcaataataaatcaaagtaCTCTTTCGCTTGGATGGGAGGCTAACGTAACTTTCAGATTCTTTGTGTTTGATCAAATACGAAACAAGTACCTGTGTATTCAAG ATGCAGATGGGAGTGTAAGACGGTTTCATAACTTAAAGACTGAATGGGGGTTCGCTCAATTACTTTCGCACGACACCCTCAACGATCCTTCAAATGGTTATATTGTTGATGATTCTTGCATTCTTGGGGCTGAAGTTTTTGTCATCAAAGGTAGTGGCAGGGGAGTGTGCTTGTCGATGATAAAACAACCTCAAACCAATTATTTCAGTTGGAGGGTTGACAACTTGGACGAGCGGAAAGACAAGTATTGTTTCTCTGATGAATTCAGTGTTGAAGGGCGTAAATG CAGTGACGTCGTTGGCCTTGATGCCCCGACAAATTGGTTTCTGAGAGATCTCAAGGATCCATCAAATGGCTACTTAGTGGATGATGCTTTGTTCGTTGAATGCAAAATTGATGTCATATCTGAAGTGAAGGATTTCTCCGGATga
- the LOC121247105 gene encoding probable inactive serine/threonine-protein kinase fnkC, whose amino-acid sequence MTMHAGEQRSVQKENMEYLDKACHSLPADIDTNGVVRSSRDFPPAHYTFQIKNFSVLFEAEVGKCESGQFELGGYKWKLVLKTNGKKNSKSHISLYLAIENKNTLSLGWEANVNFRFFVFDQIRNMYLCIQDADGRVRRFHNLKTEWGFAQLLSHDTLNDPSNGYIVDDSCILGAEVFVIKGTGRGVCLSMIKQPQINYFTWRVDSFDARKDYYYLSNVFVVEGRKWKLKLYPRGADKATSDYGFSLSLYLQPVDDSEIVTPNRKLYAKYKLRIRDQVNSNHLEKTLEYWFSSSNVGFGAPTFTFLTDLKDPSNGYLVDDALLVECKIDVISEVKDFSG is encoded by the exons atGACCATGCATGCAGGAGAACAAAGAAGTGTTCAAAAGGAAAACATGGAATATTTAGATAAAGCATGCCATTCTCTGCCTGCTGACATCGATACAAATG GAGTTGTAAGATCAAGTAGAGATTTTCCGCCAGCTCATTACACATTTCAAATCAAGAATTTCTCGGTGCTGTTTGAGGCAGAGGTTGGGAAATGTGAATCGGGCCAGTTTGAACTTGGCGGCTACAAATG GAAATTGGTACTCAAAACAAATGGGAAGAAGAATAGTAAAAGTCACATCTCCTTATATTTggcaatagaaaataaaaacactctTTCGCTTGGATGGGAGGCAAACGTAAACTTCAGATTCTTTGTGTTTGATCAAATACGAAACATGTACCTGTGTATTCAAG ATGCAGATGGGAGAGTAAGACGGTTTCATAACTTAAAGACTGAATGGGGATTCGCTCAATTACTTTCGCACGACACCCTCAACGATCCTTCAAATGGTTATATTGTTGACGATTCTTGCATTCTTGGGGCTGAAGTTTTTGTCATCAAAGGTACTGGCAGGGGAGTGTGTTTGTCAATGATAAAACAACctcaaatcaattatttcaCTTGGAGGGTTGACAGCTTTGACGCGCGGAAAGACTACTATTATTTGTCTAATGTCTTCGTTGTTGAAGGGCGTAAATG gaagttGAAGCTCTATCCAAGGGGAGCAGACAAAGCAACCTCAGATTACGGCTTCAGCTTGTCGCTCTATCTCCAACCGGTCGATGATTCAGAAATAGTTACTCCTAACCGAAAATTGTACGCAAAATACAAGCTGCGAATAAGGGACCAAGTCAATAGCAATCACCTTGAAAAAACAC TTGAGTATTGGTTCTCTAGCAGTAACGTTGGCTTTGGTGCCCCGACCTTTACGTTTCTGACAGATCTCAAGGATCCATCAAATGGCTACTTAGTGGATGATGCTTTGTTGGTTGAATGCAAAATTGATGTCATATCTGAAGTGAAGGATTTCTCCGGATGA